In Methanocaldococcus sp., the genomic stretch GCTCATAACAACCTCTTCTAATGCCGCATTCCCTCCTCTTTCTCCTAAACCGTTTATTGTACAATGCACTTGCTCTGCTCCTGCTTCAACTGCCGCTAATGAATTAGCAACTGCTAATCCAAAATCATTGTGGCAATGAACTGATATTGGAACTTTTATTTCTTTTTTTAGCTCATTTATTAAGTAATACATTGCCCTTGGAATCATAACACCAACTGTATCTGGGACATTAATAATATCTGCCCCAGCATCAACTGCCTTTTTATAAACCTCTATTAAATAATCAAGCTCTGTTCTTGTGGCATCTTCTGCTGAAAACTCTACTCTAATTCCATGTTCTTTTATATATTCAATAGCATTAACTGCTATATCAATAATTTCTTCCTTAGATTTCTTTAATTTGTATTTTCTATGCAATGGAGATGTTGCTATAAATGTGTGTATTCTATCTACACCACAATCAATAGCTACATCAATATCTTTTTTAACAGCTCTTGCCAATCCACAAATCTCAGCATTTAAATTTAATGAGCAGATTTTTTTAATTGCCTCTTGCTCACCTAAGGAAGAAACAGGGAAACCAGCTTCAATAACATCAACACCTAAATCATCTAATTTTATAGCAATTTCTATCTTTTCTTCTGGAGTTAATGAAACTCCAGGAGTTTGCTCACCATCTCTAAGTGTTGTATCGAAAATATAAACTCTATTTGGAATATCTATGTTTTTAAGAGCCTTTTTGATAATTTCATTCTCTTCTTTATAAATTATCATAATCCCACCAAAAACTTTAATTTATTAATTACCTATTTGATGAGATATTATAAAAATTTTTATAGAAAAATTTTTTTCTATGAAGTTATAAAAAGATAAAGTATCCAAGATATTAATAGGAAGAAAAAATATTTAATACATTCTTTTATAATTATCTTTATTCAAAAGTTGATTGAGGGATAAGATGAAGATGCTATTAATCCACTCTGATTATTTAGAGTTTGAGGCAAAACAAAAAACTAAAATTGCAGAAGATACTAAGAATTTAAAAGGTAGATTAGATGAGTGTTTAACTTGCTTTATTGCAGTGGAGAGAGAGGATGAAAATAACCCAAAAGGAACTGTTATAGGAGCAGTAGAAGAGATTGAGAAAGTTGCTAATCAGTTAAAAGTTAATAATATTGTTATCTATCCATATGCTCATTTATCAAGTGACTTATCTTCACCTGAAACAGCCATAAAGGTTTTGAAAGATATTGAGAGTATTTTGAAAGAAAAGGGCTATAATGTATTAAGAGCACCATTTGGATGGTATAAAGCATTCAAAATTAGTTGTAAAGGACATCCATTAAGTGAGTTATCAAGAAAGATCGTAGCTAAGGAAGAGAAGAAAGAGAAAGGAGATGAATCTAAGTTTTATTTATTAAATCCAGAAACAGAAGAAGTTATTGAATTAAATGAAGGGAATATTAATATAATCAAAGATGAAGAGCTTTTAGCCTTAGCTAAATATGAATTGGGAATTAAAGAAAATAAAGAAAGAGAAGAACCCCCACATGTAAAGTTTATCAAAGAAAAGGATATTTGCAGTTATGAAGAGGCATCAGATCCTGGGCATTTTAGATGGTATCCAAAAGGTAAGTTAATTAGAGATTTATTGGCTGACTATGTTTATAACATGGTTATTAACTTAGGCGCTATGCCTGTTGAAACACCAATTATGTATGATTTAGGAAATCCTGCTATTAGAGAGCATGCTGATAAATTTGGTGAGAGGCAGTATAGGTTTAGACAAGGAAATAGAGAATTGATGTTAAGATTTGCAGCATGTTTTGGGCAGTTTATGATGAAAAAAGACATGTATTTGTTGCCAAGATATTTGCCTTTAAAACTTTATGAGCTATCAACATACAGCTTTAGATATGAGCAAAGAGGAGAATTAGTAGGTTTAAAGAGGTTAAGATGCTTTACAATGCCAGATATGCATACAGTCTGTTTAGATTTAAAACAAGCAATGGAAGAGTTTGAAAAACAATTTTGGGAGTGTTTAAAGACTAGGGAGGATTTAAATTTAAGTTATTCAGTAATATTTAGATTTACAAAGGACTTTTTTGATGAGCATAGAGATTGGTTCTTTAAGATATCTAAGGAATACAAAAATAAATATGGAAAAGATGTTATCTTAGAAATTCTCCCTAAAAGAAAACACTATTGGGTTGGTAAGGTAGATATTGCTGTAATAGATAGCTTAGGAAGACCTATTGAAAATCCAACTGTCCAAATAGATGTTGAAAGTGCTAAAAGATTTAATATAAAAGTGCATACAAATGAAGGGGAAGTTTATCCAATAATATTGCACTGCTCTCCAACTGGTTCAATTGAGAGAGTTATATGTGGTTTGCTAGAAAAAGCAGCAATAGATGCAGAAAAAGGAAAACTTCCTATGTTACCAGTTTGGTTATCTCCAATACAGATTAGAGTAATTCCAGTTGCAGATAAGCATTATGAATATGCATTAAAAATAGTTGAAAAGTTAAGAGAAAGTAATATTAGAGCAGATCTTGATGATAGAGAAGACAGTGTAAGTAAAAAAATTAGAAATGCTGGAAAAGAATGGATACCTTATGTAGTAGTTATTGGAGATGAAGAAATGGAATCTGGAAAATTAACAGTAACAATTAGAGAGAAATCAACTTTAAAAAAGCCTTATAAAGAGAAGATGACATTAGATGAGTTGATTGAAAGAATTAAAAAAGAAACTGGAAAATATCCATATAGACCTTTGCCTCTACCAATAAGATGTTCATTACAGCCAAAATTCCATTAAAAAAAAATAAAAATTAAATTTTTTATTGAAGTAGTATAACTTGCTATCTTTACCATCAAAGTATTCTAGATGGATCATTCTTGTAAAGTCTTTCATTAGTAGATTTATATATAAGTTCATTATACTTTATATTTAAGTTGCTAATTTAAGTAAAAATATTCCTAATAATACACAATATATTGAAGGCAGAAACGCTTGAATAATAAGAAGCTTTAATGCTACATCCTTTGGATACAATCCTGTATAATATGGTAAAATTCTTGTCCACCATTCATAAGTTAAAACAAACCATCCATTTCCAAGAAACATACAGCCTAAAATAGTATAAATCGAGTAATTATATCCTAACATAATCTTTGCAATACCGTAAGCTATTCTTGGTGATATAATAGATGCTGCTATATAAGATATTCCAAGAGAGTCTAATCCAAGATTTTTAAATATAGGGAATAATATAATAGATATTTTTTCCAATAATCCAAAGGATATCATTAATACCATAATTAGAAATATTATTGTAAATTTTACTATAAAATCAATAGATAATTTTAAACCTTTTATAATACTATTTTTTAAAACATCTTTTGAAAATCTAATATTGATATTATTTAGATTAAAATCATTAATTTCTATATTCTTATATTTTTTCCTACTAACAATTATAACAACAACTAAAAGAAAAATATCAAAAATAATCCTTAAACCTATAAAATACAATGTAACTACCCCAAGAAGTGGAAATAGAACAGGTAAATAATATTTGTAAATATACATTATCCTTAAAGAAAAATTAGAAGCCAATATAGCGCCATATAAATCAAAAGGTTTAATTTCTCCTCTTTTTAACAATGCACTCGCGTTTGTATGAGCCAATCTTGGACTTACAAGATATAAAGTAGGAATAATGGACAAAGAAGGATGTATCCCAAGTTTTGCTATTTTAGATGTTTTCTTTCCAATTAATTTTATTAAATTTGTCTCATTTAACAATTCTGCAATAAAATATCCAAATGTTATAGAAAATATTGAACTAAAATATAAATTTAAAAAATCCAACAACCCCACCATTTTATAAGTTTTATAGGTTCTCTTCTATCATTCCCTCAATTTCTAAGTATTTCTTTCTTAATTTTTCTTTTGTCTCTTCATCTGCTTTCCACATACCCCTTTCTATTGCTTCCAATAACCTTTCAGTTATATTTAATAAGGCATAAGGATTATTTTCTTTAAAGAATTTTTCCATTTCCTTATCAAAAACATACTTCTCAGCAATTTTTTGATACATCCAATCATCTATTATGTTTGAGGTTGCATCCCATTGGAACATATGATCTATATACTTTGAGAAATCACTCGCTCCTTTATATCCATGCTTTTTTAATCCTTCAATCCACTTTGGATTCATAATTTTTGTTCTAAATATTTGTTTTCCTTCCTCTTTCAAATGTTTTGTCTTAATTTTATTTGGATTTGATGTATCTCCAATATAACTCTTTGGTTGCTTGCCAGAGTAGTAAGTTACTGCTGCAATCATTCCACCGTGATAACTGTTGAAGTCATCTCCCTCAAAAATGTCCCATTCTTGGCTATCTTCATTTTTAACAGTTAATTCAATCTTTGAAAGTCTATTGATAAATTCTTCCTTTGCTTCAACTCCATAAATACCTTTTCCATAAACATAACCTCCCCATTCAACATAAACTTTTGCCAAATCCTCCAAGGATTTCCAATTTTTCTCTGTCAATAAATCAGATACTCCCGCTCCATAACATCCAGGCTTGCATCCAAATATTCTATATAACGATGTTTCTCTTGCAGTTTTCTCATCCATCCCTCTCTTTATCTTTTCTTCAACCTCTTGTTTGTAGTGTTTTTTTACAAAGTTTAAATCATCTGGTTCATCTAAATTAGCAACAGTCCTTATTGCCTCATCGATTAAGTCAATAACTTGTGGAAAAGTATCTCTAAACAAGCCACTAATCCTTAGAGTTACATCAATTCTCGGCCTTCCTAATTCTTCTAATGGTATAACTTCTATTCCTACAACTCTACCCATCTTATTCCATACAGGTCTAACTCCTAATAAATATAGAATTTCTCCAATATCATCTCCTTTCGTCCTCATTGTAGGAGATCCCCAAACAACAATTCCTAAATACTCTGGATATTTACCTTCTTCTTCTAAATATTTTTTAAGTAAATCATCAGCCAATCTCTTTCCCATCTCATATGCAGATTTTGTTGGAATCTCCTGAGGATTGCAAGAATAAAAGTTTCTTCCAGTAGGTAGGCAGTTAATATCCTTTGTTGGAGCTCCCGCTATTCTTGGTGGGATATATTTTCCTTCTAAGGCATTTACAGCATTTTCAATCTCTTCATTTACTCTCATTAAATTTCTATATATTTTTGAGACAGTTTTTAAGATTTCTCTTAATTCAGAATTAATTTCTATTGTTTTTAACTCATTAATTTTGTTCTCATCAAAGTTGTATTTCATATACTCCTTCAATAAATTTAATCCAATTTCATATATTTTATCAATAATTTTATGATATTTTCCTTTTTCTTCATTTAGTTTATCCCAATCATATCCCAATATCTTAGAAATTATTTCTAAATACTTAAATTGGTATCTAATAATCATAAAGAGCATATTAACTAATTTCTCCCCTTCTAATGGAACTCCCATTATATGCAATCCTTCATTTATTTGCCTATTCTTTAACTCCTCTAAGTAATCGTGAATTTTATTTAAAAGATTTTCAAAATTCTCTTCATTAATATTTTCATCTATAATCTTTCCGTCCATTAAATCTTCATCCAACTTTAATTCTTTAATTTTATTTATAATATTTTCTTTTAAAAACTTCTTCTTTTCCTTATTTTCTATTTCATAATATTCATCAATCTGTCGTTCTAACTCTTCTAATTCTCCATACAAATCAGATGTCGTCATTGGAGGAATTAAGTGGCTTATTATAGTTGCATAACTTCTCCTTTTTGCCTGCGTTCCCTCTCCTGGATTATTTACAATATATGGATAAATATTAGGAAGTTCCATACAAATATCTGGATAACAATCTCTTGACAAACCCGCCCCCTTTCCAGGAAGCCATTCTAAACTTCCATGTTTCCCTATATGCATAACTGCATCTGCTTTAAAAACATCCTTAATCCATTTGTAAAAGGCAATATAATAGTGTGTTGGTGGCATATCTGGGGAATGATAAATTGCAGAGGGATTCTCTCCAAAGCCCCTTGGTGGTTGAACAGAGATGAAGATATTTCCATTTATTATTCCTGGAATTATTAATTCTCCATCAAAGTTCATAACTTTTCCTGGAATTGCTCCCCAATTTTTTATGAGTTCTTTTTTTACTTTCTCAGATAATGAGTTGAACCATCTTTCATAATCCTCCTTTTTAACTTTCCCCACTGCCTTTTTTATAACTTCTTCTGTTAAAAATCTCTTATCATTTGTTGCATAGTTTAGCATTTTTTTAATTAATTCCGTTCCATTTTTATATATCTCATTAACAATAAAACCTCTCTTTTTTAATTCTTTTAATATATTTAAAACACTTTCTGGGCTATCTAACCCAAAGGCACTTGCAATTTTATCATTCCTTGGTGGATAGTTGTGGAAGATTATTGCTATCCTTTTTTCATTGTTTGGTTTTAACTTTAAATTTGCATATTTTATAGATAATTCAACAATCTTTTCAGCTCTATCTTTTATTGCTTTATATCTTATAATTGGAACTCCAACATCTCCATCTTTAACCTTTTTCTTCCCACCTATCGGAATATGTATTATTGCCCCATCAAATTCAGGCATAGCCATTCCAATAACTAAGTCAATAGGATTAATTCCAGATATTGATTTTTCCCAATCCTCAATAAATCCTGTACTTATAATTCCTTGTAAAATAGGAACATTTAATTTTTTTAAAAATTCTGGCTCATCTTTTAATATATCAGCCTTAACTCCCATAGATAATGTGAACATGGTTGTGTTTATTAAAGCATGAATAAATGGCTTCCCATCTTTATAGAAAAATTTTTTAAAGACTTCTAATGTCCCAATAGCTCCTAATTCATTTTTTAAATGGGATGTAAAAACAGCTATTGGAATAGCTCCTTTATCTTCAATAATTTCAATTAAATCTTTTAGATAATCTATATTATTTGCAATAAACCAATTTCTATAAAATAAAACTCCAATTATTGGTTTTCCAACTATATCCTTTCCAATATTTTTTAAATAATCTAAATAATCATCCAAAGTTTTGAAGTATTTGTTTTTGTAATAAATTCCCTGCCATGGCATTGGCTTTGGTTCTTCATAGGGTATGTTTTTATCTCCAAACTTATTGGCTAAGTATAATAATAGATTTTTGTAATTTTCAACACCTTCGTAACCCAAATATTTAATAACCTTTAACTTAACTTCCTCACATACAGTTGTAGCCTTATCTAAATCAGGATGAACTTCATTTAATGTTGGCAAAGGCAAAAAAGGGATATTATGTTTATCAACAAATGCTTTTAATTCATCAAAATATTTAAATGAATTTTTTCCTCCCATGAGTTTTGTAAATACAATGTTAGCATCTTTAATAAATTCTAAAAAATCTCTAAACTCCTTCTCACTACATTGATAGTTTAGTATTTTAAATTCGATTCCATACTTTTTTACATCTTTATATGCCTCTTCAAAAACTAAATCATCACTATCAACAGTTGAAACAAATCCTATCTTTATCATTATTTTCACCATTCAGATTAAGTAAATTCAGATTAATTAATTATTTATATTATATATTTATGTAATGTATGTTAAAAATTTTTTGTAATTAATTAAAATAATTTGGTGATATTATGGAAATGGAAAAAAAGAAAGAACTTTTAAAGAAAATCAGAGAATTTATGATTTTAAATTTAGAGATTAAAAAACTATCAAAAGAATTGGGAATTTATGAGATACATGACACTTATGAAGAGGTTACAAAACTTGTTAGAAAACCAAATAAAAGATTATATAAAATGCTCTATGATGCAATAATGGAAATAGAATATGAGGAATTTGGTGGAAAGAAAAGGAAAGAAATTCCCTGGTTTCCAAAGATTAACTATGAAAAATGCAAAAATTGTAAAAAATGTGTTGAATTTTGTCCTAAGGGAGTGTATGATATAGAAAATGGTAAAGTTGTTGTTAAATATCCCTACAACTGTATAATTAACTGTAACGCCTGTTCATATATGTGCTGTGAAAACAATGCAATAATTTTTCCAAAGAATAAAATAGAAAAATTAGATAGTGATAGATTATGAAAATTGGTTATTTAAGTGTTAGTGATAAAATAACAGTTATGTGTTATGGATGTAATTTTAAATGCAAAAATTGTTTTGTTAAGATAGAAAGTTATAAAGAAATCCTTCCA encodes the following:
- a CDS encoding threonine--tRNA ligase is translated as MKMLLIHSDYLEFEAKQKTKIAEDTKNLKGRLDECLTCFIAVEREDENNPKGTVIGAVEEIEKVANQLKVNNIVIYPYAHLSSDLSSPETAIKVLKDIESILKEKGYNVLRAPFGWYKAFKISCKGHPLSELSRKIVAKEEKKEKGDESKFYLLNPETEEVIELNEGNINIIKDEELLALAKYELGIKENKEREEPPHVKFIKEKDICSYEEASDPGHFRWYPKGKLIRDLLADYVYNMVINLGAMPVETPIMYDLGNPAIREHADKFGERQYRFRQGNRELMLRFAACFGQFMMKKDMYLLPRYLPLKLYELSTYSFRYEQRGELVGLKRLRCFTMPDMHTVCLDLKQAMEEFEKQFWECLKTREDLNLSYSVIFRFTKDFFDEHRDWFFKISKEYKNKYGKDVILEILPKRKHYWVGKVDIAVIDSLGRPIENPTVQIDVESAKRFNIKVHTNEGEVYPIILHCSPTGSIERVICGLLEKAAIDAEKGKLPMLPVWLSPIQIRVIPVADKHYEYALKIVEKLRESNIRADLDDREDSVSKKIRNAGKEWIPYVVVIGDEEMESGKLTVTIREKSTLKKPYKEKMTLDELIERIKKETGKYPYRPLPLPIRCSLQPKFH
- the cobN gene encoding cobaltochelatase subunit CobN, with translation MIKIGFVSTVDSDDLVFEEAYKDVKKYGIEFKILNYQCSEKEFRDFLEFIKDANIVFTKLMGGKNSFKYFDELKAFVDKHNIPFLPLPTLNEVHPDLDKATTVCEEVKLKVIKYLGYEGVENYKNLLLYLANKFGDKNIPYEEPKPMPWQGIYYKNKYFKTLDDYLDYLKNIGKDIVGKPIIGVLFYRNWFIANNIDYLKDLIEIIEDKGAIPIAVFTSHLKNELGAIGTLEVFKKFFYKDGKPFIHALINTTMFTLSMGVKADILKDEPEFLKKLNVPILQGIISTGFIEDWEKSISGINPIDLVIGMAMPEFDGAIIHIPIGGKKKVKDGDVGVPIIRYKAIKDRAEKIVELSIKYANLKLKPNNEKRIAIIFHNYPPRNDKIASAFGLDSPESVLNILKELKKRGFIVNEIYKNGTELIKKMLNYATNDKRFLTEEVIKKAVGKVKKEDYERWFNSLSEKVKKELIKNWGAIPGKVMNFDGELIIPGIINGNIFISVQPPRGFGENPSAIYHSPDMPPTHYYIAFYKWIKDVFKADAVMHIGKHGSLEWLPGKGAGLSRDCYPDICMELPNIYPYIVNNPGEGTQAKRRSYATIISHLIPPMTTSDLYGELEELERQIDEYYEIENKEKKKFLKENIINKIKELKLDEDLMDGKIIDENINEENFENLLNKIHDYLEELKNRQINEGLHIMGVPLEGEKLVNMLFMIIRYQFKYLEIISKILGYDWDKLNEEKGKYHKIIDKIYEIGLNLLKEYMKYNFDENKINELKTIEINSELREILKTVSKIYRNLMRVNEEIENAVNALEGKYIPPRIAGAPTKDINCLPTGRNFYSCNPQEIPTKSAYEMGKRLADDLLKKYLEEEGKYPEYLGIVVWGSPTMRTKGDDIGEILYLLGVRPVWNKMGRVVGIEVIPLEELGRPRIDVTLRISGLFRDTFPQVIDLIDEAIRTVANLDEPDDLNFVKKHYKQEVEEKIKRGMDEKTARETSLYRIFGCKPGCYGAGVSDLLTEKNWKSLEDLAKVYVEWGGYVYGKGIYGVEAKEEFINRLSKIELTVKNEDSQEWDIFEGDDFNSYHGGMIAAVTYYSGKQPKSYIGDTSNPNKIKTKHLKEEGKQIFRTKIMNPKWIEGLKKHGYKGASDFSKYIDHMFQWDATSNIIDDWMYQKIAEKYVFDKEMEKFFKENNPYALLNITERLLEAIERGMWKADEETKEKLRKKYLEIEGMIEENL
- a CDS encoding ferredoxin family protein; amino-acid sequence: MEKKKELLKKIREFMILNLEIKKLSKELGIYEIHDTYEEVTKLVRKPNKRLYKMLYDAIMEIEYEEFGGKKRKEIPWFPKINYEKCKNCKKCVEFCPKGVYDIENGKVVVKYPYNCIINCNACSYMCCENNAIIFPKNKIEKLDSDRL